From one Butyricimonas faecihominis genomic stretch:
- a CDS encoding replication-associated recombination protein A, whose translation MENKPLAERMRPKSLEDYIGQQHLVGPGKVLRKMIDSGVVSSFILWGPPGVGKTTLAMIIAEQLKRPFYVLSAVSSGVKDVREVIQKAEGQRFFNTPNPILFIDEIHRFSKAQQDSLLAAVEKGTVTLIGATTENPSFEVISPLLSRCQVYVLKSQEKKDLEDLIDRAVAKDYYLSKRNITVKEKEAMISYSGGDARKLLNILELVVNGLGEGDIVIDNEAVHRELHENPLMYDKDGEQHYDIVSAMIKSIRGGDPNAAVYWMARMLQGGEDPKFIARRLIISAAEDIGLANPNAILIANTCFEVVHKIGMPEARIPLSECVIYLATSPKSNSAYLAIDAAIATVKQTGNSPVPLHLRNAPTKLMKDLNYGQDYKYPHDYPGNFVEQPYLPEELKDKKFYQPQQNAQEVKILERLKAWWRKYR comes from the coding sequence ATGGAGAATAAGCCGTTGGCAGAGCGAATGAGACCGAAGTCTTTAGAAGACTATATCGGGCAGCAACATCTGGTAGGACCAGGCAAGGTGCTACGGAAGATGATTGATTCGGGAGTTGTGTCTTCCTTTATTTTATGGGGGCCTCCGGGGGTGGGGAAAACGACGTTGGCGATGATTATCGCAGAACAGTTGAAACGTCCGTTTTACGTGTTGAGTGCCGTGAGTTCAGGGGTAAAGGATGTGCGTGAAGTGATTCAGAAAGCCGAGGGACAGCGATTTTTTAATACGCCGAATCCCATCCTGTTTATTGATGAAATCCATCGTTTCTCGAAGGCTCAGCAAGATTCTTTGCTGGCAGCCGTCGAGAAAGGTACCGTGACTCTTATTGGGGCCACGACCGAAAATCCTTCTTTCGAGGTGATTTCCCCGCTTTTATCGCGTTGCCAGGTGTATGTACTAAAGTCTCAAGAGAAAAAGGATCTCGAAGACTTAATTGACCGTGCCGTGGCCAAGGATTATTACTTGAGCAAACGTAATATCACGGTGAAGGAGAAAGAGGCCATGATCTCTTATAGTGGCGGTGATGCCCGGAAATTGTTGAATATCTTGGAGCTGGTGGTAAACGGATTGGGAGAGGGGGATATTGTCATTGATAACGAGGCGGTACATCGGGAGCTGCATGAGAACCCGTTGATGTATGATAAGGACGGGGAACAGCATTATGATATCGTTTCTGCCATGATCAAATCCATCCGGGGGGGAGACCCGAATGCGGCGGTTTATTGGATGGCTCGTATGTTGCAAGGGGGAGAGGATCCGAAGTTTATAGCTCGTCGTTTGATTATTTCTGCGGCGGAGGATATTGGATTGGCTAACCCGAATGCAATTTTGATCGCGAATACTTGCTTTGAGGTCGTACATAAAATCGGTATGCCGGAAGCTCGGATTCCTTTGTCGGAATGTGTGATTTATTTGGCGACTTCTCCGAAGAGTAATTCCGCTTACCTGGCTATTGATGCGGCCATTGCAACCGTGAAACAGACCGGAAATTCTCCGGTACCGTTACATTTGCGCAATGCCCCGACCAAGTTGATGAAAGATTTGAATTACGGGCAGGATTACAAGTACCCGCATGATTATCCGGGAAATTTCGTGGAACAACCATACTTGCCGGAAGAATTGAAAGACAAGAAGTTCTACCAACCCCAACAGAATGCACAGGAAGTGAAGATTCTGGAGCGTTTGAAGGCTTGGTGGAGAAAATATAGATAA
- a CDS encoding type I phosphomannose isomerase catalytic subunit, whose translation MLYPLKFHPILKKKIWGGERLAYKSEEHEESIGESWEISAVEDNISVVSNGILADNDLQELIEVYMGDLVGDHIYEKFGIEFPLLIKYIDANDDLSIQVHPDDETAKERHNAYGKTEMWYIVDAEKDASLVLGFNHEIDKATYLQALHQNKLMDLLNVQKVKKGESFFIPAGLVHAIGKGCLIAEIQQTSDITYRIYDYNRKDANGNTRELHTDLATDVIDYSYQPQHRVNYTPQDNQSAKLVKCPYFTTNLLVFDRDIEKEYVHLDSFVIYMCLQGKFTITTGECEPVLVNKGETVLIPACFKNLTLYPDDITQVLEIYVEE comes from the coding sequence ATGTTATACCCGTTAAAATTCCATCCAATTCTCAAAAAAAAGATATGGGGAGGTGAAAGACTAGCTTATAAAAGTGAAGAACACGAAGAATCCATTGGTGAAAGTTGGGAAATATCAGCCGTGGAGGACAATATCTCGGTGGTTTCAAACGGAATCCTTGCTGACAACGACTTGCAAGAATTAATCGAAGTGTACATGGGAGACCTCGTCGGGGATCATATCTACGAGAAATTCGGCATTGAATTTCCTCTGTTAATTAAATATATTGATGCGAACGACGATCTATCCATCCAGGTACACCCGGATGACGAGACGGCAAAAGAACGTCATAATGCCTACGGTAAAACCGAAATGTGGTATATCGTTGATGCGGAAAAGGATGCCTCCCTCGTGTTGGGATTCAACCATGAAATTGACAAGGCGACCTATCTTCAGGCATTACACCAGAACAAACTCATGGATTTATTGAATGTCCAAAAAGTAAAGAAAGGGGAAAGTTTCTTTATTCCTGCCGGATTGGTACACGCTATTGGGAAAGGATGCCTGATCGCAGAAATTCAACAGACTTCCGACATTACATACCGAATTTACGACTACAACCGGAAAGATGCCAACGGGAACACACGTGAACTACACACGGATTTAGCCACAGATGTGATCGATTACAGCTATCAACCACAACACCGGGTAAACTATACCCCACAGGATAATCAATCCGCAAAACTCGTGAAATGTCCCTATTTTACCACAAATTTACTCGTATTTGACCGGGACATAGAGAAAGAGTACGTTCACCTTGATTCATTTGTAATCTACATGTGCCTGCAAGGGAAATTCACCATCACAACCGGGGAATGCGAACCGGTATTGGTCAACAAGGGGGAAACCGTTCTTATACCCGCATGCTTTAAAAATCTCACGCTATACCCGGATGACATAACGCAAGTTCTAGAGATATACGTGGAAGAATAA
- the kdsA gene encoding 3-deoxy-8-phosphooctulonate synthase — protein sequence MVYNELINQEMFFLLAGPCVIEGEEMALNIAEHVKKVTDRLGIPYVFKGSFKKANRSRLDSFTGIGDEKALKILAKVRAEFGIPVVTDIHTEQDAEMAAAYVDVLQIPAFLCRQTDLLVAAAKTGKIVNIKKGQFLSPESMKFAVDKVRESGDNQVMVTERGTTFGYQDLIVDYRGISIMQQACQCPVVVDVTHSLQQPNQASGVTGGQPALIETIAKAGIAVGADGIFIETHADPRCAKSDGANMLRLDLIEGLLERLVRIREAIR from the coding sequence ATGGTATATAATGAATTGATTAATCAAGAGATGTTTTTTTTGTTGGCCGGACCTTGCGTGATCGAGGGGGAGGAGATGGCTTTAAATATCGCAGAACACGTGAAGAAGGTGACGGATCGCTTGGGTATCCCGTACGTGTTCAAGGGATCGTTTAAGAAAGCCAACCGTTCGCGTTTGGATTCTTTCACGGGAATCGGGGACGAGAAGGCATTGAAGATATTAGCTAAGGTGAGAGCTGAATTTGGTATTCCGGTGGTGACGGATATTCACACGGAACAGGATGCGGAAATGGCTGCTGCGTACGTGGATGTGTTACAGATCCCGGCTTTCTTATGTCGCCAGACCGATTTGCTGGTGGCTGCTGCAAAAACAGGAAAGATCGTGAATATCAAGAAAGGTCAGTTCCTTTCTCCCGAGTCCATGAAATTTGCAGTGGATAAGGTAAGAGAATCCGGAGATAACCAAGTTATGGTTACCGAGCGGGGAACGACGTTCGGGTATCAAGATCTGATCGTGGATTACCGTGGTATCAGTATCATGCAACAGGCTTGCCAATGTCCGGTGGTTGTGGATGTGACACATTCTTTGCAACAACCGAATCAAGCTTCAGGGGTAACCGGGGGACAGCCTGCATTAATAGAAACAATAGCCAAGGCTGGAATTGCCGTGGGTGCCGATGGTATTTTTATTGAAACTCATGCAGATCCTCGTTGTGCGAAATCGGATGGAGCAAATATGTTACGTCTAGACTTGATTGAAGGATTGTTAGAAAGACTAGTTCGCATTAGAGAAGCGATAAGATAG
- a CDS encoding AAA family ATPase: MENKPFIFGVATSGDNFTDREKETLRLVLNFQHGVNTVLISPRRWGKTSLVQKACSLAQSDKLKIVYLDIFSCRSDRDFYDAFASAILKQTSSKLDEWLDHAKLFLSRISPKISMGTDPMTDFSISLEINPKSNNIDEILQLPEKIAQKKGYNIVVCIDEFQQIAEFKDSKTFQKRLRSIWQLQKSVSYCLFGSKKHLMNELFEKKSLPFYKFGDAIYLSKIETRDWIDYICRRFEATGKRISEKLAEKICQIVDNHSSYVQQLAWLVWIHTDKIATEQDLETAYQDIIDQNTPLFEKQTESLTTYQMNFLRAIIDGVHSEFTTQEILHKYQLGSSANVSIVKRALVKKELIEIEKRQVIIPDPVMAVWLKRELRM, encoded by the coding sequence ATGGAGAATAAGCCTTTTATATTTGGAGTTGCAACATCAGGCGACAATTTCACGGACCGAGAGAAAGAAACGTTACGCTTGGTATTAAATTTTCAGCATGGTGTAAATACGGTGCTAATCTCACCTCGCCGCTGGGGGAAGACCTCTTTAGTACAGAAAGCGTGCAGTTTGGCACAATCAGATAAATTAAAAATCGTCTATCTCGACATTTTTTCTTGTCGCAGCGATCGAGATTTTTATGACGCATTCGCTTCCGCTATTCTCAAACAGACATCTTCAAAATTGGATGAATGGCTCGACCACGCTAAATTGTTCCTTTCCCGTATCAGTCCTAAAATTTCGATGGGGACCGATCCTATGACGGATTTTTCCATATCGCTTGAAATAAATCCCAAGAGCAACAATATCGATGAAATCTTGCAGCTCCCTGAAAAAATAGCCCAAAAAAAAGGTTACAATATCGTCGTTTGTATCGACGAATTCCAGCAGATTGCCGAGTTCAAAGATTCTAAAACCTTCCAGAAGCGATTACGCTCGATTTGGCAATTACAAAAGTCGGTATCGTATTGTCTATTCGGTAGCAAGAAGCATTTGATGAATGAACTCTTCGAAAAAAAGAGTCTCCCTTTCTATAAATTCGGGGATGCTATCTATTTGTCAAAAATCGAGACACGGGATTGGATAGACTATATATGTAGGCGTTTCGAAGCTACAGGCAAACGAATTTCAGAAAAGTTAGCCGAAAAAATCTGCCAAATAGTAGATAATCATTCTTCATACGTGCAGCAGTTAGCATGGTTAGTATGGATTCATACGGACAAAATAGCCACGGAACAAGATTTAGAGACAGCATATCAAGATATTATCGACCAAAATACACCGCTATTCGAAAAGCAAACCGAGAGTCTTACAACTTATCAAATGAATTTTTTACGAGCAATCATAGATGGAGTTCATAGTGAGTTTACCACACAAGAGATTTTGCATAAGTACCAACTCGGCTCGTCGGCCAATGTTAGCATCGTAAAACGAGCCTTGGTAAAGAAAGAACTTATAGAAATAGAAAAACGTCAAGTGATTATTCCCGATCCCGTAATGGCCGTATGGTTGAAACGGGAGTTACGAATGTAA